One part of the Rutidosis leptorrhynchoides isolate AG116_Rl617_1_P2 chromosome 1, CSIRO_AGI_Rlap_v1, whole genome shotgun sequence genome encodes these proteins:
- the LOC139878654 gene encoding F-box protein At3g08750-like — MTNIPHELLLSEILHRLPAKSVLHFKSVSKQWYSLLTSHSFESTHIDHIITNDGHQNPNKILQLMSAFEFCTIDCYSPEDGVHVTRNCPLPFTSRPDKVKILASVHGLVCVGLLENFSHYYFSDLILWNPFTGECNTLSKTNYNMACYVKNRPRFGLYYSSPENDYKLFCVTAYDDHNNAYGYLLKNDSWQKMVDSTNSLKQKMLSTWLNENLFFLKQAMKESISSCLWSYSIIRFDTKNERFTEIQIPCIESETAGTCFLTVQRGKLHFYVKYSIGLHPCIKVWSLDEDRVNWSCVEMYTPKLVPEVS, encoded by the coding sequence ATGACGAATATCCCACACGAGTTACTTTTGTCGGAGATACTACATCGGCTTCCGGCCAAAAGCGTACTCCATTTCAAGAGCGTCTCTAAACAATGGTACTCGTTACTAACATCACATTCGTTCGAATCAACACACATAGATCACATTATTACCAATGACGGTCATCAAAACCCTAACAAAATTCTCCAACTCATGTCGGCATTCGAGTTCTGCACGATAGACTGCTATTCACCTGAAGACGGTGTACATGTAACTCGTAACTGTCCTTTACCTTTTACATCACGACCTGATAAAGTTAAGATTTTAGCGTCTGTTCATGGACTGGTATGTGTAGGCTTATTAGAGAATTTTTCCCATTattatttttctgatttaattttaTGGAATCCGTTTACTGGTGAGTGCAATACGTTGTCGAAAACCAATTACAACATGGCGTGTTACGTTAAAAACCGTCCGCGATTCGGGTTGTATTATAGTTCACCCGAAAACGACTACAAGCTTTTTTGTGTAACAGCTTATGATGATCATAATAATGCGTACGGTTACTTGTTAAAAAACGACTCGTGGCAAAAGATGGTTGATTCCACAAACAGTCTTAAGCAAAAGATGCTAAGTACTTGGTTGAATGAAAATCTGTTTTTTCTAAAACAAGCCATGAAAGAAAGCATTAGTTCATGTCTGTGGTCGTATTCGATCATAAGGTTTGACACAAAGAATGAAAGGTTCACAGAGATACAAATTCCTTGTATCGAAAGTGAGACTGCAGGTACGTGTTTTCTCACAGTTCAAAGAGGGAAACTTCATTTTTATGTGAAGTATAGCATTGGTTTACATCCGTGTATCAAGGTGTGGAGTTTGGATGAAGACCGCGTAAATTGGAGCTGTGTAGAAATGTATACGCCGAAATTGGTCCCTGAAGTTTCTTAA
- the LOC139878814 gene encoding putative F-box protein At3g24700 codes for MKTYRRRKRTTLSEFPDEILSEILSWLPAKTLLRLKSVSKQWHSLLTTQLFKNTHLNHITKHDHQNPNKILQLSEDGFQTIDCQSPEHGVGVTHNRPLPLTLQPTKVVILASCHGLVCVGVLNYGNSYYFCDLILWNPLTGEIKTLPKTNYNEECYANCRPRFGLYYSSFDNDYKLICVTADDHNVYGYSLKNDSWRKMVDSTNCLNKIPNLKSECWRLCTWLEENLFFLKQGVKGGDDPGQWAYSIIRFDTKSEWFTEIQIPCIESESGTSYLLTVQRGKLLFYVKYCIGSIQTYIKGWSLNEDGNNWTCLETYKLKSGFISGSRPLHLMRNKDWVMMHVSLTKCRVYRVEIDEKTNRRGDGTCSYKDVISDTGVAEEVRYIETLVSPNQYMNDQLDCSFRLE; via the coding sequence ATGAAGACCTATCGACGTCGTAAAAGAACGACGCTATCAGAGTTCCCAGACGAGATACTTTCCGAGATACTTTCATGGCTTCCAGCCAAAACCCTACTCCGTTTGAAGAGTGTTTCTAAACAATGGCACTCGTTGCTAACAACACAATTGTTCAAAAACACACACTTAAATCACATAACCAAGCACGATCATCAAAACCCTAACAAAATTCTCCAACTGTCTGAAGACGGATTCCAAACCATAGACTGCCAATCACCCGAACACGGTGTAGGTGTAACTCATAATCGTCCATTACCATTAACATTACAACCTACAAAAGTTGTGATTTTAGCGTCCTGTCATGGACTGGTTTGTGTAGGGGTGTTAAATTATGGTAACAGTTATTATTTTTGTGATTTGATTTTGTGGAATCCGTTAACTGGTGAAATCAAGACGTTGCCGAAAACGAATTACAACGAGGAGTGTTACGCTAACTGCCGTCCAAGATTCGGGTTGTATTATAGCTCGTTTGATAACGATTATAAGCTTATATGTGTAACAGCTGATGATCATAATGTATACGGCTACTCGTTGAAAAACGACTCATGGCGAAAGATGGTTGATTCGACAAACTGTCTTAATAAGATACCGAACTTAAAATCCGAATGTTGGAGGCTATGTACTTGGTTGGAGGAAAATCTGTTTTTTCTAAAACAGGGCGTTAAAGGAGGTGATGATCCAGGTCAATGGGCTTATTCGATCATAAGGTTCGACACCAAGAGTGAATGGTTCACAGAGATACAAATTCCTTGTATCGAAAGCGAGAGTGGTACGAGTTACTTACTCACGGTTCAAAGAGGAAAACTTCTTTTTTATGTTAAGTATTGCATTGGTTCGATACAGACATACATTAAGGGGTGGAGTTTGAATGAGGACGGCAACAATTGGACTTGTTTAGAAACTTATAAGTTGAAGTCGGGCTTTATTTCGGGTTCGAGGCCGCTGCACTTGATGAGGAACAAAGATTGGGTGATGATGCATGTTAGTCTTACGAAATGTCGTGTTTATAGAGTAGAGATTGATGAGAAAACAAACAGAAGAGGCGATGGTACGTGCTCGTATAAAGACGTTATAAGTGACACAGGTGTTGCCGAAGAAGTGAGATACATCGAGACGCTTGTGTCACCTAATCAATATATGAACGATCAGCTAGATTGTTCTTTTCGTTTGGAGTAG